A stretch of Myxococcus hansupus DNA encodes these proteins:
- a CDS encoding GMC oxidoreductase, with the protein MDCDWLIIGSGFGGSVSALRLTEKGYRVVVLEKGRRLRAPDFPKTNWDLRRWLWMPTLGWRGLFQMSFFRHVTVLSGVGVGGGSLVYANTLPIPRDDFFQATSWGHLASWKEELAPHYATARRMLGATTNPLRTVPDQVLQEVGSDMGRTDFQPSTVAVYFGEPGVTVKDPYFNGEGPERTGCTACGGCMLGCRHDAKNTLDKNYLYLAERRGLTLHADTEVTWVRPLPEGGYEVEALQGARRSFRKKVRFTARHVVFAGGVLGTVDLLLKLKASPDGLPRLSDRLGDGVRTNSEALMGIVSGRKEHDLSRGIAIGSILHTDAQSHLEPVRYSAGSGFFRLLMAPQVPGATVLQRLVRLVAVLARHPLRFLKAWFVPEFAKRTVILLYMRTQEGHLRMQRSRRLGLGTALQSGPAPSANMPEVFELARRVAKKLDGYPMTMVVETLLGIPTTAHILGGCCMGDSAQTGVIDSQHRVFGYDGLYVVDGAAISANPGVNPSLTITALAERAMGFIPRAPTVGAGAPASTPGAHVG; encoded by the coding sequence ATGGACTGCGACTGGCTCATCATCGGCTCGGGGTTCGGAGGCAGCGTCAGCGCGCTCCGGTTGACCGAGAAGGGCTATCGCGTCGTGGTGCTGGAGAAGGGCCGCCGCCTGCGCGCCCCCGACTTCCCGAAGACGAACTGGGACCTGCGTCGCTGGCTGTGGATGCCCACGCTGGGGTGGCGGGGCTTGTTCCAGATGTCGTTCTTCCGCCACGTCACCGTGTTGTCGGGTGTGGGCGTGGGCGGCGGCTCGCTCGTGTACGCCAACACGCTGCCCATCCCGAGGGACGACTTCTTCCAGGCCACCTCGTGGGGGCACCTCGCGTCGTGGAAGGAGGAGCTGGCGCCGCACTACGCCACCGCCCGGAGGATGCTGGGCGCCACCACCAACCCCCTGCGCACCGTGCCCGACCAGGTGTTGCAGGAGGTGGGCTCCGACATGGGCCGCACGGATTTCCAGCCGTCCACCGTCGCCGTGTATTTCGGAGAGCCCGGCGTCACGGTGAAGGACCCGTACTTCAACGGCGAGGGGCCGGAGCGCACGGGCTGCACCGCGTGTGGTGGCTGCATGCTGGGTTGCCGTCACGACGCCAAGAACACCCTCGACAAGAACTACCTCTACCTGGCGGAGCGGCGCGGTCTCACGCTGCACGCGGACACCGAAGTGACGTGGGTGCGGCCGCTGCCCGAAGGGGGTTACGAGGTGGAGGCGCTCCAGGGCGCGCGGCGCTCCTTCCGGAAGAAGGTGCGCTTCACCGCGCGGCACGTCGTCTTCGCCGGTGGCGTGCTGGGCACGGTGGACCTGCTGTTGAAGTTGAAGGCGAGCCCGGACGGACTGCCGCGCCTGTCGGACCGCTTGGGGGATGGCGTGCGGACCAACTCCGAGGCGCTGATGGGCATCGTGAGTGGCCGCAAGGAGCATGACTTGTCGCGAGGCATCGCGATTGGCTCCATCCTGCATACCGATGCGCAGTCGCATCTGGAGCCGGTGCGCTACTCCGCCGGGTCGGGGTTCTTCCGGTTGTTGATGGCGCCGCAGGTTCCGGGGGCCACGGTGCTTCAACGGCTGGTCCGGCTGGTGGCGGTGCTGGCCCGGCATCCGTTGCGTTTCCTCAAGGCGTGGTTCGTCCCGGAGTTCGCGAAGCGGACGGTGATTCTGCTCTACATGCGGACGCAGGAAGGGCACCTGCGCATGCAGCGCTCCCGGCGGCTGGGGTTGGGCACGGCGCTTCAGTCCGGTCCCGCGCCGTCGGCCAACATGCCAGAGGTGTTCGAGCTGGCGCGGCGGGTGGCGAAGAAGCTGGACGGCTACCCGATGACGATGGTGGTCGAGACGCTGCTGGGCATCCCGACGACCGCGCACATCCTGGGCGGCTGTTGCATGGGGGATTCTGCCCAGACGGGCGTCATCGACTCCCAGCATCGGGTGTTCGGTTATGACGGCTTGTATGTGGTGGACGGGGCCGCCATCTCCGCCAACCCGGGGGTGAATCCGTCCCTGACGATCACGGCCCTGGCCGAGCGGGCGATGGGCTTCATCCCCAGGGCCCCGACGGTGGGGGCCGGGGCGCCCGCGTCCACCCCGGGCGCCCACGTGGGTTGA
- a CDS encoding OmpA family protein — translation MKLKALCIAVSLLTLPGVASAQGALDSLGKAAGNAGKSAVEKRVNTKLMDEGRQNQCSFKTGTAQLEPGCDAKLKKLTNALVDAKKQLVAAGVKSYKFEVSGHTDSTGDAAKNKKLSEQRAETIVKELIARGIPRNEILAVGHGSEKPLVKPDDTAAKKAKNRRYELQVRL, via the coding sequence ATGAAGCTCAAGGCCCTGTGCATCGCCGTGTCGCTGCTCACCCTTCCCGGAGTGGCCTCCGCGCAGGGCGCGCTCGACTCCCTCGGAAAGGCCGCTGGCAACGCCGGCAAGTCCGCCGTGGAGAAGCGCGTCAACACGAAGCTCATGGACGAAGGCCGGCAGAACCAGTGCAGCTTCAAGACGGGCACCGCCCAGCTCGAGCCCGGCTGCGACGCGAAGCTCAAGAAGCTGACCAACGCGCTCGTCGACGCCAAGAAGCAGCTCGTCGCCGCGGGCGTGAAGTCCTACAAGTTCGAGGTCTCCGGCCACACCGACTCCACCGGTGACGCGGCCAAGAACAAGAAGCTCAGCGAGCAGCGCGCGGAGACCATCGTCAAGGAGCTCATCGCCCGAGGCATCCCCCGGAACGAAATCCTCGCCGTGGGCCACGGCTCCGAGAAGCCCCTGGTGAAGCCCGACGACACCGCCGCCAAGAAGGCGAAGAACCGCCGCTACGAGCTCCAGGTCCGCCTGTAG